The Daucus carota subsp. sativus chromosome 7, DH1 v3.0, whole genome shotgun sequence genome window below encodes:
- the LOC135147817 gene encoding UDP-glucosyltransferase 74AE2-like, protein MSSRDAEETLIANKPHIMFVSYPLQGHMNPMIQFSKRLVSKGIKVTIVTTTAIEASSLAKTSSINMEHISIDTPPSDSDTPDVINEFLVLFRIGMTRSLPGVIEKQKAKGCPVKILVYDALMPWAVGISQKLGVQGVAFCTHSSAVFAIYCNVYSKTLDIDSLGEFERVELPALPLLGIRELPSLVYDVGTYQGLSRLVVSQFVEIGKAECVLFNTFDKLELERARGDRNTKEIFRHHWLLFSCR, encoded by the exons CTCACATTATGTTCGTTTCATACCCGCTACAAGGCCATATGAATCCGATGATACAATTCTCAAAACGTCTGGTTTCCAAAGGCATCAAAGTAACCATAGTGACTACAACGGCCATAGAAGCCTCCTCGCTTGCCAAAACCAGTTCCATTAATATGGAGCACATTTCAATCGATACACCTCCATCAGACAGCGACACTCCAGACGTTATCAATGAATTCCTAGTCCTTTTCAGGATTGGCATGACACGAAGCTTGCCCGGGGTCATTGAGAAGCAGAAGGCCAAGGGGTGCCCTGTGAAGATCTTGGTTTACGATGCACTCATGCCGTGGGCTGTAGGTATTAGCCAGAAGCTAGGCGTACAAGGAGTTGCGTTTTGTACTCACTCAAGTGCCGTTTTTGCCATATATTGCAATGTTTATTCCAAGACATTGGATATTGATTCTTTGGGAGAGTTTGAGAGGGTTGAATTGCCTGCCTTGCCGCTATTGGGGATCAGAGAATTGCCTTCTCTGGTGTATGATGTGGGCACTTATCAAGGATTGTCGAGACTCGTTGTGAGCCAGTTCGTGGAGATAGGAAAAGCAGAGTGTGTGCTGTTCAATACATTTGACAAACTGGAACTCGAG CGTGCACGCGGGGATAGGAATACAAAAGAGATCTTTAGGCACCATTGGTTGCTCTTCTCGTGCAGATAG